One part of the uncultured Celeribacter sp. genome encodes these proteins:
- the mutT gene encoding 8-oxo-dGTP diphosphatase MutT, translating into MKIVLVSAVALIDPEGRVLLAQRPEGKSMAGLWEFPGGKIEPGETPEAALVRELHEELGIETWNSCLAPLTFASHSYDDFHLMMPLFACRKWNGIPQPREGQVLKWVAARDLRDYPMPPADVPLIPILRDLL; encoded by the coding sequence GTGAAGATTGTTCTGGTTTCCGCTGTCGCATTGATTGACCCGGAAGGGCGCGTGCTGCTGGCACAGCGCCCTGAGGGCAAATCCATGGCTGGCCTCTGGGAATTCCCCGGCGGCAAGATCGAACCGGGCGAAACTCCGGAGGCCGCACTGGTGCGCGAGCTGCATGAAGAACTGGGCATTGAAACCTGGAACTCCTGCTTGGCGCCGCTGACATTTGCCTCGCACAGCTACGACGATTTTCACCTGATGATGCCGCTGTTCGCCTGTCGCAAATGGAATGGCATTCCGCAACCGCGCGAGGGTCAGGTGTTAAAATGGGTCGCCGCCCGGGATCTGCGCGACTATCCGATGCCGCCTGCGGATGTACCGCTGATCCCGATTCTGCGCGATCTGCTGTGA
- the argJ gene encoding bifunctional glutamate N-acetyltransferase/amino-acid acetyltransferase ArgJ: MAKIDHVSPLAPKAGFPQLPAIDGVRFAALEAGVRYSGRTDVMLAELCEGATMAGVFTRSSTRSAAVLDCQDKIGLDLPGKAAILVNSGNSNAFTGKSGFDSVAKITQAVADELEIDQQRVFTASTGVIGEPIKWERITAKIADLKAALSPDAMEGAARAIMTTDTFPKGATQTAALDGTDVTIAGFAKGSGMIAPDMATMLCYIFTDVAISRDVLQQCLWLDNAKTFNCVTVDGDTSTSDTVLVAATGKADMDPITDFADPRVRPFRDALHAVMQDLAIQIARDGEGATKLIEVQVTGANADGPAHRVAMAIANSPLVKTAVAGEDPNWGRIVMAVGKAGERAERDRLTIWFGDILVAENGWVAPSYSEDAGAAYMKNDEITIRVDLGLDNGKATVWSCDLTHGYISINADYRS; this comes from the coding sequence ATGGCCAAGATCGACCACGTTTCCCCTCTCGCCCCGAAAGCGGGCTTTCCCCAGCTTCCCGCCATTGACGGCGTGCGCTTTGCCGCGCTCGAAGCCGGTGTGCGCTACAGCGGCCGCACCGATGTGATGCTGGCAGAGCTGTGCGAGGGGGCGACCATGGCTGGCGTCTTTACACGTTCTTCCACCCGGTCCGCCGCCGTGCTGGACTGTCAGGACAAGATCGGTCTGGATCTGCCCGGCAAGGCTGCCATTCTCGTGAATTCGGGCAACTCCAATGCCTTCACCGGGAAAAGCGGCTTTGACTCTGTCGCTAAGATTACCCAGGCCGTTGCCGACGAACTGGAAATCGATCAACAACGGGTCTTCACCGCGTCAACCGGCGTGATCGGCGAACCGATCAAATGGGAACGGATCACGGCCAAGATCGCGGATCTCAAGGCCGCGCTTTCCCCCGATGCGATGGAGGGCGCGGCCCGCGCCATCATGACCACGGACACCTTCCCGAAAGGCGCGACGCAAACCGCCGCGCTCGACGGGACCGACGTGACAATCGCGGGCTTTGCCAAAGGCTCTGGCATGATCGCGCCCGATATGGCGACCATGCTGTGCTACATCTTCACCGATGTCGCGATCAGCCGCGATGTGCTGCAGCAATGCCTGTGGCTCGACAATGCCAAGACTTTCAACTGTGTCACCGTGGATGGCGACACCTCGACCTCTGACACGGTGCTTGTGGCGGCCACCGGCAAAGCCGACATGGATCCGATCACCGATTTCGCCGACCCCCGCGTGCGCCCGTTCCGTGATGCGCTCCATGCCGTGATGCAAGATCTCGCGATCCAGATCGCGCGCGACGGCGAAGGTGCCACCAAACTGATCGAGGTGCAGGTCACCGGCGCCAATGCAGACGGTCCCGCGCACCGCGTCGCCATGGCGATCGCCAATTCCCCGCTCGTCAAAACTGCGGTTGCGGGCGAAGATCCCAACTGGGGCCGGATCGTGATGGCCGTCGGCAAGGCCGGCGAACGCGCCGAACGCGACCGGCTGACCATCTGGTTCGGCGATATCCTTGTCGCTGAAAACGGTTGGGTCGCCCCCTCTTATTCCGAAGACGCTGGCGCCGCCTATATGAAGAACGACGAAATCACCATTCGCGTCGATCTCGGGCTGGACAACGGCAAGGCGACTGTCTGGTCCTGCGACCTCACCCACGGCTATATTTCCATCAACGCGGACTATCGGTCGTGA
- the nusA gene encoding transcription termination factor NusA — protein sequence MAITSANQLELLQTAEAVAREKMIDPELVVEAMEESLARAAKSRYGSEMDIRVSIDRKTGRATFTRVRTVVEDEELENYQAELTVEQAKQYMADPQVGDEIKDEVPPVELGRIAAQSAKQVILQKVREAERDRQYDEFKDRVGTIINGVVKREEYGNVIVDIGRGEGILRRNEKIGRETYRPNDRVRCFIKDVRREARGPQVFLSRTAPEFMSELFKMEVPEIYDGIIEIKAVARDPGSRAKIAVISYDGSIDPVGACVGMRGSRVQAVVNELQGEKIDIIPWNEDAPTFLVNALQPAEVTKVVLDEDAGKIEVVVPDEQLSLAIGRRGQNVRLASQLTNLDIDILTEAEESERRQAEFAARTQLFMEKLDLDEFFAQLLVSEGFTNLEEVAYVDVDELLVIDGVDEDTATELQARARDVLEEANRKAMEHARELGVVDSLVDFEGLTPQMIEALAEDGVKSLEDFATCADWELAGGWTTVNGERVKDDGVLEKFDVSLEEAQNLVMTARIQLGWVDPSDLESDEDEMETAEESEA from the coding sequence ATGGCAATCACCTCTGCAAACCAGCTTGAGCTGTTGCAAACCGCCGAGGCCGTGGCCCGCGAAAAGATGATCGACCCCGAACTGGTGGTCGAAGCGATGGAAGAAAGCCTCGCGCGTGCTGCAAAGTCGCGCTACGGCTCCGAGATGGACATTCGCGTGTCGATCGATCGCAAGACCGGTCGCGCCACCTTTACTCGTGTGCGCACCGTGGTCGAGGACGAGGAGCTTGAAAACTATCAGGCAGAACTGACCGTTGAACAGGCCAAACAATATATGGCCGATCCGCAGGTCGGTGACGAAATCAAGGACGAGGTTCCTCCGGTCGAACTGGGCCGGATCGCGGCCCAATCCGCCAAGCAGGTGATCCTGCAGAAGGTGCGCGAAGCCGAGCGTGATCGTCAGTATGACGAATTCAAGGACCGCGTGGGCACCATCATCAACGGTGTGGTGAAACGCGAGGAATACGGCAATGTGATCGTCGACATCGGTCGTGGTGAAGGCATCCTGCGCCGCAACGAAAAGATCGGCCGCGAAACCTATCGCCCGAACGACCGCGTACGCTGCTTCATCAAGGATGTGCGTCGCGAAGCCCGTGGTCCGCAGGTTTTCCTGTCGCGCACCGCGCCAGAATTCATGTCCGAGCTCTTCAAGATGGAAGTGCCGGAAATCTATGATGGCATCATCGAAATCAAAGCCGTGGCCCGTGACCCGGGATCGCGTGCGAAGATCGCTGTGATCTCCTATGACGGGTCCATCGACCCAGTGGGCGCCTGTGTCGGTATGCGCGGGTCGCGCGTGCAGGCTGTGGTGAACGAATTGCAGGGTGAAAAGATCGACATCATCCCGTGGAACGAAGATGCGCCGACCTTCCTTGTGAACGCGCTGCAGCCGGCGGAAGTGACCAAGGTTGTGCTCGACGAAGATGCCGGCAAGATCGAAGTGGTCGTGCCCGACGAACAGCTGTCGCTGGCCATTGGCCGCCGTGGCCAGAACGTGCGTTTGGCGTCGCAGCTGACGAATCTGGACATCGACATCCTGACCGAGGCCGAAGAATCCGAGCGCCGTCAGGCCGAATTCGCAGCCCGGACTCAGTTGTTCATGGAAAAACTGGACCTGGACGAATTCTTTGCGCAGCTTCTCGTGTCGGAAGGGTTCACTAACCTCGAAGAAGTGGCCTATGTCGATGTCGACGAGCTGCTGGTGATCGACGGTGTGGATGAAGACACCGCGACCGAGCTGCAGGCCCGTGCCCGTGATGTGCTGGAAGAGGCCAACCGTAAGGCGATGGAGCATGCCCGTGAACTGGGTGTTGTGGACAGTCTGGTTGACTTTGAGGGTTTGACACCCCAGATGATTGAGGCCTTGGCCGAAGATGGTGTGAAGTCACTGGAAGATTTCGCGACCTGCGCCGACTGGGAGCTGGCCGGTGGCTGGACCACGGTGAACGGCGAACGCGTGAAGGACGATGGTGTCCTCGAAAAGTTCGACGTCTCGCTTGAAGAAGCTCAAAATCTGGTGATGACCGCACGTATCCAGCTTGGCTGGGTCGACCCGTCTGATCTGGAAAGCGACGAAGACGAGATGGAAACCGCAGAGGAAAGCGAGGCCTGA
- the infB gene encoding translation initiation factor IF-2 has translation MSDTDGKKTLGIRGGSGSVKQSFSHGRTKNVVVETKRKRVVVPKPGPSKSSGSGIAKSALGDPKKRPAGISDAEMERRMKALAAAKAAEAEDAKKRAAEEKAREEERDRRRREAEEKAREEAEREAALKAKEEEDARAAREAEEAKKREAEAKKKPAAAPAAAAETPKTDDPAAAQAALQKQQDRGGRAAPATPRAREREDENRNARGKGGGDRRSGKLTVNQALSGREGGRQRSMASMKRKQERMRQKAMGGNEQREKIVRDVQVPETIVVSELANRMAERVADVVKSLMKMGMMVTQNQSIDADTAELIVEEFGHRIQRVSDADVEDVIQSVEDKPEDLKSRPPVITIMGHVDHGKTSLLDAIRNANVTSGEAGGITQHIGAYQVKTESGAVLSFLDTPGHAAFTSMRARGADVTDIVVLVVAADDSVMPQTVEAINHAKAAGVPMIIAINKCDKPGADPNKVRTELLQHEVIVEDLSGDVQDVEVSAKTGMGLDSLLEAIALQAEILELKANPDRAAEGAVIEAQLDVGRGPVATVLVQKGTLKRGDVFVVGEQWGKVRALVNDKGDRVEEAGPSVPVEVLGLHGTPEAGDVLNVVDTEAQAREIAEYREQAAKDKRAAAGAATTLDQLLAKAKADENVAELPIVVKADVQGSAEAIVQAMEKIGNDEVRVRVLHYGVGAITETDIGLAEASGAPVIGFNVRANAPARNAANQKGVEIRYYSVIYDLVDDVKAAASGLLSAEIREHFIGYAEIKDVFKVSGVGKVAGCLVTEGIARRSAGVRLLRDDVVIHEGTLKTLKRYKDEVKEVQSGQECGMAFENYDDIRPGDVIEIFEREEVARNLE, from the coding sequence ATGAGCGATACAGACGGCAAGAAAACCCTCGGCATTCGTGGCGGCTCCGGGTCGGTGAAGCAAAGCTTCTCCCACGGGCGCACGAAGAATGTCGTGGTCGAAACCAAACGGAAACGCGTTGTGGTTCCGAAGCCGGGCCCTTCCAAATCCTCCGGGTCCGGTATCGCAAAATCCGCTCTTGGGGATCCCAAGAAGCGTCCCGCAGGCATTTCTGACGCCGAGATGGAGCGCCGGATGAAGGCGCTTGCGGCGGCGAAAGCTGCTGAGGCGGAAGATGCCAAAAAACGGGCTGCCGAAGAAAAGGCCCGCGAGGAAGAACGCGACCGTCGCCGCCGCGAAGCCGAAGAAAAGGCCCGCGAGGAAGCAGAGCGTGAAGCCGCGCTCAAGGCCAAGGAAGAAGAAGACGCCCGCGCTGCCCGCGAAGCGGAAGAGGCGAAGAAGCGTGAAGCAGAAGCCAAGAAAAAACCGGCTGCAGCACCTGCGGCTGCTGCCGAAACGCCCAAGACAGACGATCCGGCAGCGGCTCAGGCTGCACTGCAAAAGCAGCAAGACCGTGGTGGACGCGCCGCACCCGCGACGCCGCGTGCGCGTGAGCGTGAAGACGAAAACCGCAATGCACGTGGCAAGGGCGGCGGCGACCGTCGTTCCGGCAAGCTGACCGTGAACCAGGCGCTCTCCGGGCGTGAAGGGGGGCGTCAGCGCTCCATGGCCTCCATGAAACGCAAGCAGGAGCGCATGCGCCAGAAAGCCATGGGTGGCAACGAACAACGCGAAAAGATCGTGCGTGACGTTCAGGTGCCGGAAACCATCGTGGTCTCCGAACTTGCGAACCGCATGGCCGAACGGGTGGCCGATGTGGTGAAATCGCTCATGAAAATGGGCATGATGGTCACCCAGAACCAGTCGATCGACGCCGATACCGCTGAACTGATCGTCGAGGAATTTGGCCACCGTATCCAGCGTGTGTCCGATGCTGACGTGGAGGACGTGATCCAGTCCGTCGAGGATAAGCCGGAAGACCTGAAATCGCGTCCGCCGGTGATCACCATCATGGGGCACGTTGACCATGGTAAGACGTCGCTGCTCGACGCGATCCGCAATGCGAACGTGACCTCTGGCGAAGCTGGTGGCATCACCCAGCACATCGGTGCCTATCAGGTGAAAACCGAAAGCGGAGCGGTGCTGAGCTTCCTCGATACGCCGGGCCACGCGGCCTTTACCTCGATGCGCGCCCGCGGTGCGGATGTGACCGATATCGTGGTTCTGGTTGTGGCGGCCGATGATTCGGTCATGCCGCAGACGGTTGAGGCCATCAACCACGCCAAGGCGGCGGGTGTGCCGATGATCATTGCGATCAACAAATGCGACAAGCCGGGTGCGGATCCCAACAAGGTGCGTACCGAACTGCTGCAGCATGAGGTGATCGTCGAAGATCTGTCCGGTGACGTTCAGGATGTGGAAGTCTCCGCCAAGACCGGAATGGGTCTGGATTCGCTGCTGGAAGCCATCGCGCTACAGGCTGAGATCCTCGAATTGAAAGCCAACCCGGATCGCGCCGCCGAAGGGGCCGTGATCGAGGCGCAACTTGACGTGGGTCGCGGTCCTGTCGCCACCGTTCTGGTGCAGAAAGGGACCCTGAAACGCGGCGACGTCTTCGTGGTCGGTGAACAATGGGGTAAGGTCCGTGCGCTTGTGAATGACAAGGGCGACCGCGTCGAAGAGGCCGGGCCTTCCGTTCCCGTCGAGGTGCTCGGTCTGCATGGCACGCCCGAAGCCGGGGACGTTCTGAACGTCGTCGACACCGAGGCACAGGCCCGTGAGATTGCCGAATACCGCGAACAGGCGGCCAAGGACAAACGCGCTGCTGCGGGTGCCGCGACCACGCTCGATCAGCTGCTGGCGAAAGCCAAGGCAGACGAAAACGTGGCGGAGCTGCCGATTGTGGTGAAAGCCGACGTGCAAGGCTCTGCCGAGGCCATCGTTCAGGCGATGGAAAAGATCGGCAACGACGAGGTGCGCGTGCGGGTTCTGCACTACGGTGTGGGCGCGATCACGGAAACCGACATTGGTCTGGCGGAAGCCTCCGGTGCGCCGGTTATCGGCTTTAACGTGCGTGCCAACGCACCGGCACGCAATGCGGCCAACCAGAAGGGTGTGGAAATCCGGTACTATTCGGTCATCTACGACCTTGTGGACGATGTGAAGGCGGCGGCTTCTGGCCTGTTGTCTGCGGAGATCCGTGAACACTTCATCGGCTATGCCGAGATCAAGGACGTGTTCAAAGTGTCCGGCGTCGGCAAAGTGGCTGGGTGTCTCGTCACCGAGGGCATCGCCCGCCGCTCTGCAGGTGTACGCCTGCTGCGCGACGATGTGGTGATCCACGAAGGCACGCTGAAAACGCTCAAGCGTTACAAGGACGAGGTCAAGGAAGTGCAGTCCGGTCAGGAATGCGGCATGGCCTTTGAAAACTACGACGACATTCGCCCTGGCGATGTCATCGAGATTTTCGAACGCGAAGAAGTGGCGCGGAACCTCGAGTAA
- a CDS encoding RNA-binding protein: MTRGGMTKTKEETERRCIVTRETQPKRGLIRFVVSPDGLLVPDLAEKLPGRGIWISADRAVLEEAVQKRLFAKAARQNVTIPDGLVDLIETGLADRVVHLVSLARKAGGAVCGFEKVKSWLAEGRAMVLLQASDGSARGKGKLWTPEGGRWFGHLTSSELGLAFGRESVIHGALAGGGLSKRVVEEATRLMGVRETDGGEGSTGKGKTTK, from the coding sequence ATGACCCGAGGTGGGATGACCAAAACCAAAGAGGAAACGGAACGCCGTTGCATTGTCACGCGCGAGACACAGCCCAAACGTGGGCTGATCCGTTTTGTGGTGTCCCCAGATGGTCTGTTGGTGCCGGATTTGGCAGAGAAGCTCCCCGGTCGCGGGATCTGGATCTCTGCCGACCGTGCAGTCCTGGAAGAGGCGGTGCAAAAGCGCCTCTTTGCCAAGGCCGCACGTCAGAATGTGACAATCCCGGACGGATTGGTCGACCTGATCGAAACAGGGCTGGCCGATCGTGTCGTGCATCTGGTGTCGCTGGCGCGCAAAGCCGGCGGGGCCGTATGCGGGTTTGAAAAAGTCAAAAGCTGGCTGGCGGAGGGGCGGGCCATGGTCCTGCTACAAGCCTCCGATGGTTCGGCGCGTGGTAAGGGCAAGCTCTGGACACCCGAAGGGGGCCGTTGGTTCGGTCATCTGACGAGTTCCGAATTGGGTTTGGCTTTTGGCCGCGAAAGTGTGATACATGGCGCGCTCGCAGGTGGCGGACTCAGCAAACGTGTTGTAGAGGAAGCCACACGCCTGATGGGCGTGCGCGAGACAGACGGTGGAGAGGGCTCCACCGGGAAGGGTAAGACGACGAAATGA
- a CDS encoding peptidylprolyl isomerase, translating into MNYRFSSAAALMTAAFFAATPVFAEDMTAETVIATVNGTEITLGNVIAARKTLPPQYQSLDDAQLFDGIVNQLVQQELLKQAAGEPDMALQYQIENETRMVIAGTTLDDIAQAAVTDEALQTAYEAKIADFEPAQEFHAAHILVETEDEAKELVQDLKDGADFAELAKEKSTGPSGPNGGDLGWFTTGMMVAPFEEAVVAMEDGDISDPVQTQFGWHVINLIQTRMSEAPSLDSLKDELSAEIQDEAIRTKLESLEADATVERTEGIDAAAMRMDELLEK; encoded by the coding sequence ATGAATTACCGTTTTTCCAGCGCAGCAGCCCTCATGACCGCCGCGTTTTTCGCTGCAACCCCGGTTTTCGCCGAAGATATGACAGCCGAAACCGTGATTGCGACGGTCAACGGCACCGAGATTACGTTGGGGAATGTCATTGCCGCGCGCAAAACACTGCCGCCGCAGTACCAGAGTCTCGACGATGCACAGCTTTTTGATGGCATCGTGAACCAGCTTGTCCAGCAGGAATTGCTGAAACAGGCCGCAGGCGAACCGGATATGGCCCTGCAATACCAGATCGAAAACGAAACCCGCATGGTGATCGCGGGCACAACGCTGGACGACATCGCACAGGCGGCTGTCACCGATGAGGCCCTGCAAACGGCCTATGAAGCGAAGATCGCAGATTTTGAACCGGCTCAGGAATTCCATGCGGCCCACATCCTTGTGGAAACCGAAGACGAAGCCAAGGAGCTGGTGCAGGACCTCAAGGATGGTGCCGATTTCGCCGAGTTGGCGAAAGAAAAATCCACCGGCCCCTCCGGTCCGAATGGCGGCGATCTGGGCTGGTTCACCACCGGCATGATGGTTGCCCCGTTTGAAGAGGCTGTCGTCGCAATGGAAGATGGTGACATTTCCGATCCGGTCCAAACCCAATTCGGCTGGCATGTGATCAACCTGATCCAGACCCGCATGTCCGAGGCGCCGTCTCTTGACTCTCTTAAGGACGAACTCTCGGCAGAGATTCAGGACGAGGCCATTCGCACCAAACTTGAAAGTTTGGAGGCAGATGCGACGGTTGAACGCACTGAGGGTATTGACGCTGCCGCCATGCGCATGGATGAACTTCTCGAAAAGTAA
- the secA gene encoding preprotein translocase subunit SecA — MLGIGTLAKKVFGTPNDRKVKATRPIVAKINALEPEFEKLDDAGLIAKTEEFKKRVAEGESLDALLPEAFANCREAARRALGLRAFDTQLMGGIFLHQGNIAEMKTGEGKTLVATFPSYLNALSGKGVHVVTVNEYLATRDADWMAKVFETLGMTCAAIYSNQPEDEKRAAYASDVTYATNNELGFDYLRDNMKSELKDMVQRGHNFAIVDEVDSILIDEARTPLIISGPSDDRSELYMTIDKLIPELTEEHYEIDEKSRQVTFTEEGNEFLEQRLHQAGLLEEGQTLYDPESTTIVHHVNQGLRAHKLFQNGVHYIVRNGEVALIDEFTGRMMSGRRLSEGLHQAIEAKEGVEIKPENITMASVTFQNYFRLYEKLSGMTGTAVTEAEEFMEIYKLGVVEVPTNRPIARIDEHDRVYRTEEEKLAAVVESIKEAHEKGQPVLVGTTSIEKSEELSQLLTREGVKHNVLNARHHEQEAQIVADAGKYGAVTIATNMAGRGTDIKLGGNVEMKVMEAIAANPDAEPDEIRARIEAEHAEEEKRVLEAGGLYVLATERHESRRIDNQLRGRSGRQGDPGRSLFFLSLEDDLMRIFGSDRLDKMLSSLGMEKGEAIVHPWVNKSLEKAQAKVEGRNFDIRKQLLKFDDVMNDQRKVVFSQRRDIMESENVNEIVSDMRHEVVEDLVEAAIPPKSYPDQWNVEKLHDSVLETLNMDLPVAEWAEEEGVDDEDIIERISDASDALMAEKAEAFGDEQMRQIEKQFLLNTIDAKWREHLLTLEHLRSVVGFRGYAQRDPLNEYKNESFQLFESMLDSLRTEVTQKLTRVRPMTEEERNAMLQQMMQQQAAAAAAAQPQIPGEPEEGHPNAVPGFDENDPSTWSNPGRNDLCPCGSGKKFKHCHGAV; from the coding sequence ATGCTGGGCATCGGTACACTCGCAAAAAAGGTTTTCGGGACTCCTAATGACCGCAAGGTTAAGGCGACCCGGCCGATTGTGGCGAAAATTAATGCACTGGAGCCGGAGTTCGAAAAACTCGATGACGCCGGGCTGATCGCCAAGACTGAAGAATTCAAGAAACGCGTTGCCGAGGGCGAAAGCCTGGACGCGCTTTTGCCGGAGGCTTTCGCGAACTGTCGCGAGGCGGCCCGCCGCGCGCTGGGGCTTCGCGCCTTTGATACGCAGCTGATGGGTGGGATCTTTCTGCATCAGGGCAATATCGCAGAGATGAAAACCGGTGAGGGTAAGACGTTGGTCGCCACCTTCCCCTCCTACCTGAACGCGCTGAGCGGCAAGGGCGTGCACGTTGTGACGGTCAACGAATACCTTGCCACCCGCGACGCGGACTGGATGGCCAAAGTGTTCGAGACGCTGGGTATGACCTGTGCGGCGATCTATTCCAACCAGCCCGAGGACGAAAAACGCGCAGCCTATGCCAGCGACGTGACCTATGCCACGAACAATGAGCTGGGCTTTGACTATCTGCGCGACAACATGAAGTCAGAGCTGAAAGATATGGTTCAGCGCGGCCACAATTTTGCGATTGTTGACGAGGTCGACTCGATCCTGATCGATGAAGCCCGGACACCGCTGATCATTTCCGGTCCGTCTGATGACCGCTCCGAGCTTTACATGACCATCGATAAGCTGATCCCGGAGCTGACCGAAGAACACTATGAGATCGATGAAAAGTCCCGCCAGGTGACTTTTACCGAGGAAGGCAACGAATTCCTCGAACAGCGTCTGCATCAGGCCGGTCTGCTTGAAGAAGGGCAGACGCTCTACGATCCGGAAAGCACCACGATCGTGCACCACGTCAACCAGGGCCTGCGCGCGCATAAGCTGTTCCAGAACGGCGTGCATTACATCGTGCGCAACGGTGAGGTGGCCCTGATCGACGAATTCACCGGACGCATGATGTCGGGGCGACGTCTGTCTGAAGGTCTGCACCAGGCGATCGAAGCCAAGGAAGGCGTTGAGATCAAGCCCGAGAACATCACTATGGCTTCGGTGACCTTCCAGAACTATTTCCGTCTCTATGAGAAGTTGTCCGGCATGACCGGGACTGCGGTGACGGAAGCCGAAGAATTCATGGAGATCTACAAGCTCGGCGTGGTCGAAGTGCCGACCAACCGTCCGATTGCGCGGATCGACGAACATGACCGCGTGTATCGCACCGAAGAAGAGAAACTGGCGGCTGTGGTCGAATCGATCAAGGAAGCCCATGAAAAAGGTCAGCCGGTTCTGGTCGGGACCACCTCGATTGAGAAGTCCGAAGAGCTGTCCCAGCTTCTGACCCGTGAAGGCGTGAAGCACAATGTGCTCAACGCGCGCCATCACGAACAAGAGGCGCAGATCGTGGCCGACGCCGGGAAATACGGTGCGGTGACCATCGCGACCAACATGGCCGGCCGCGGCACCGACATCAAACTCGGCGGCAATGTCGAAATGAAGGTGATGGAAGCCATCGCGGCCAATCCGGATGCGGAGCCCGACGAAATCCGGGCCCGGATCGAGGCGGAGCATGCCGAAGAAGAAAAGCGCGTGCTGGAAGCTGGCGGGCTTTATGTGCTGGCCACGGAACGTCACGAATCGCGTCGGATCGACAACCAGTTGCGTGGTCGTTCGGGCCGTCAGGGGGACCCGGGGCGGTCTTTGTTCTTCCTGTCGCTGGAAGATGACCTGATGCGGATTTTCGGCTCGGACCGGCTCGACAAGATGCTGTCTTCTCTGGGCATGGAAAAGGGCGAGGCCATCGTCCACCCCTGGGTCAACAAATCGCTTGAGAAAGCGCAGGCCAAGGTGGAAGGCCGCAATTTCGACATCCGCAAACAATTGCTGAAATTCGACGATGTGATGAATGATCAGCGGAAAGTGGTCTTTTCGCAGCGCCGCGACATCATGGAGTCGGAAAACGTCAACGAAATCGTATCGGACATGCGTCACGAGGTTGTTGAAGATCTCGTGGAGGCCGCGATTCCGCCGAAATCCTATCCGGATCAGTGGAATGTCGAAAAGCTGCATGACTCTGTTCTGGAAACGCTCAACATGGATCTGCCGGTCGCGGAATGGGCCGAGGAAGAGGGTGTGGACGATGAGGACATCATTGAACGCATCAGCGATGCCTCTGACGCCCTGATGGCGGAAAAGGCCGAGGCCTTTGGCGATGAGCAAATGCGTCAGATCGAAAAGCAATTCCTGCTCAACACGATCGATGCGAAATGGCGCGAACACCTGCTGACACTGGAGCACCTGCGCTCTGTGGTCGGTTTCCGTGGCTATGCGCAGCGCGATCCGCTGAACGAATACAAGAACGAAAGCTTCCAGCTTTTCGAATCCATGCTCGACAGCCTGCGTACCGAAGTCACGCAGAAGCTGACCCGCGTGCGCCCGATGACCGAAGAAGAGCGCAACGCAATGCTGCAACAGATGATGCAACAGCAGGCAGCGGCTGCCGCGGCTGCGCAACCGCAGATCCCTGGCGAGCCGGAAGAAGGTCATCCGAACGCCGTTCCGGGGTTTGACGAGAACGATCCATCGACCTGGAGCAACCCGGGGCGCAATGATCTGTGTCCCTGTGGGTCGGGCAAGAAGTTCAAACACTGTCACGGCGCCGTTTAA